The following proteins are co-located in the Paralichthys olivaceus isolate ysfri-2021 chromosome 2, ASM2471397v2, whole genome shotgun sequence genome:
- the chd6 gene encoding chromodomain-helicase-DNA-binding protein 6 isoform X1 yields MKIHKKDKQQMFTGLLKHTPPPASAAAASSSASDQNSNAQTTVPTIPRGHLVLGPRDQLRLISPVGSTATSNHCTAAGAHATRHSGGAPRPPSSLSEEDDGGGGGRVKKKRKKKDKRQWERGDVEERESSKPKKRKDEKAAMVVTLRKSKEPKEGKERRERRSKGKEGRKESGADLKNVPAGKMAAVAAGAAQVPVKVPGRRGRKPKVKILPPVPTNQAAPPSRLHAKVPVQIHGTHAKNHGQANSKTPVPSAPKQRGRKPRDPGAAPVEKKKKGKRRNQEVAVQEGAESDDTTSMSALNMGGEDSQDPLDIAKRRSGRQVKRRKYNEDLDFKVVDDDGETIAVLGAGRISALNATALAWQAEEPPEDEANIIEKILSVRTAKKETSPSEDQVEETEEFYVKYRNFSYLHCKWATLEELEKDPRIHQKIKRFRTKQAQMKHLFTEPDEDLFNPDYVEVDRVLEVAVTTDTETGEEVTHYLVKWCSLSYEEATWELQEDLDPEKVKEFEHIQKLPADLRHMERPSPEKWQKLDKSRDYRNGNQLREYQLEGMNWLLFNWYNRKNCILADEMGLGKTIQSITFLFEIFNMGIRGPFLIIAPLSTITNWEREFRTWTNMNVIVYHGSQISRQMIMQYEMFHRDAQGNSIPGVLKFHGLITTFEMIMADCPELRKLHWRCVVIDEAHRLKNRNCKLLEGLKLMNLEHKVLLTGTPLQNSVEELFSLLNFLEPLQFPSESSFLEEFGDLKTEEQVKKLQAILKPMMLRRLKDDVEKNLAPKEETIIEVELTNIQKKYYRAILEKNFSFLSKGANQHNMPNLINTMMELRKCCNHPYLITGAEEKILESFRKSHSPDALDFQLQAMIQAAGKLVLIDKLLPKLLAGGHKVLVFSQMVRCLDILEDYLIQRRYTYERIDGRVRGNLRQAAIDRFCKPDSDRFVFLLCTRAGGLGINLTAADTCIIFDSDWNPQNDLQAQARCHRIGQSKAVKVYRLITRNSYEREMFDKASLKLGLDKAVLQDINRKGSLNGVQQLSKLELEDLLKKGAYGALMDEEDEGSKFCEEDIDQILQRRTQTITIQTEGKGSTFAKASFTSSGNRTDISLDDPNFWQKWAKIAEVEIDSKSEKESLVIDTPRVRKQTRHYNSFEDDELMEFSELESDSEDRPCRSRRLGERSRRYLRAECFRVEKNLLIFGWGRWKDVLNHGRFKWHLAERDMEVICRALLVYCLRHYKGDDKIKSFIWDLITPTKEGQDQTLLNHSGLSAPVPRGRKGKKLKNQLNIPEVKNADWLVHCNPEVVLQDESYKKHLKQHCNKVLLRVRMLYYLKVEVLGEAANQALEGIPASKLEVSLPDIDYIEIPATWWDADADKSLLIGVHKHGYERYNAMRADPELCFLERVGMPDVTALTVEQGGGEGAADMTDSVCKTEEAKDDAENKADGGEDRDESSKGEETCSSTDTSDKPDSTGPDSQMLTDVCVQDGPLVTTTTTGTGTGVAALHVVQARPLWPTGPALTARVRRLITAYQRFTLRREPLLRHDFLLHDGLVGMGMGGGGSSHSHHAGGPLAWQLGEELRRCSVVATEPDPLFLEWQRRWTRREQADFYRTVSSYGVVYDPERKTFDWSQFRALARLERKTDESLERYFNSFVNMCRTACKLPLRKEEGLVDPAVLVEPLTEERAARTLYRIELLRKIREQVLRHPLLSARLQLCRPSLYLPVWWETGKHDRDLLIGAARHGLSRTDFYILNDPQLSFLEAHRNYVKRQPSHLHPQSYHHSHHPGLSISSSSFSSSHPQLPHPHCCLYDSGLGRHSPQPPEYPHQSSHHHQHHHQHHIMPPSAPSPSSSSSSSSHPHLQPPPLDAHDSASPSLGMVPGSRGDFLDCPPLDESLELSSLQHDAMSADALHGGKTSKDALNGFPFNSAAGGQSMLNSYGVGGTDLDSKLRSDVLVGEQGSSEETGLMAPSVELDQLQAPWDGTDHSSPAHHMFNESDPILGPSALETGFLEEEDEETQGGDRGGEEGGTLEECLGLPPSSSPSHPSAGDSVEPLSSSYMLFKDIGVSEEPSADQTDLSVSPPPPYVPPPPLSLSDITAHEPQDRLGHSDIAVSLTNPVDEEEERDGGAGFEFDEKEEEDVEGLSGENMEQRGDKEGDQCLEGEQSDAHQDQSLGVLNPHMDQIDGLEPEEQDERMDVSNHLSQDFQQRFEQGQHKTGFPRVVHPYLGKIEQCPESIEEPEEEVDGLILYQTVDGETNEKSGTLIGNASEEFLQARELAEDSREDGSMEHTDLSDQVDEDVPVKQSNTKACETELDDVYSDCTRPSCPSASLTSVTDASKSDETNTKNGGNVATDQEDYEGPGEDCKNGALTIAPYQDNKDNLLQRIKIKPVAALPENSIDAKPSDLKFPLLPNNGGEKKLAQLEQPIKVEETKMEVAEEALPVYPDSCEVKHAKFLAYPVKSEKLVTKAEQLDYPLKEETPQSKPEDLSISMKPESVDHKPEVLQFAAFSDGVEVKPEAKPVALDFTSYPDVAKLKSETKPEGLGLTAFPDTSVIKPEAKPDVLELAAYPDSSEVKPEAKPEGLEFTEIKSETKQELLEADSTVLTPKLEQADGLVDSSESLVEKGQVKEERPSTPVPVVEGYAGSPRFAAPISMCDIPDSLHDAREPTIAQLLQEKALYSFSEWPKDRVIINRLDSICHAILKGKWPWPSEQHDAPGSLSANSCLANSLAQHHHHHHQQRAGFLPTTTSSSVQGQARVQQTNPGLAFQIPPPLTRLPKYMPRGGACGRGAWRLTSLPLLQERLVAPPYLPELKRAGGRRSFDYEAAAAAAAAKVLAGKSASACHAAAATSSSGEKVPVVAPPSHRTGAMLMNGWQEAAIDLTKSSTEISTTSGSGSGDAVVAPGISHHGAGSGHKLPPPPITAPLTGSVGIDMAGILQAGLIHPVTGQIVNGSLRGDDSLRRRRGRRRNVEALYSEFTKSRGLHLPETQGRVDMISHSSVSSSTSSPSPSPSERPAGPPTPSTSSTPTPTQTPPQPEIVAIDREAASKGLIEWLRQNPSYSMDLPTFAHSGAGLLHGFVERPKQRRHRCKDPTKLDINSLTGEERVPVVHRGTGRRLGGAMAPAIKELSRWLDANSEYYVAPDWADVVKHSGFLPEGKFSRILTEPVNRDPNSRRRGRRPRNEMPKPLLSVSDSSSSGLGPPLFMNGGLIGSMDSMVAMQNLRGGIPGIPISGIMAAGFPHGFQAGGAGASAEDAKNGLSMLPMMLHGIPHPHGAAIPQHALFSVGAMMAHAPPPHPSSSSSSSSLSAPKVTTTMAPSTSEASPSSTTPADRESAGSPGTGGEKEWSQDEKGAADTNKRSGAMEAAIITSTSRAHLGSVHLGASAGSHLTFNPFLIPGMSHGLLYPHMFLPHGGIMALPAMPPGMVDGSPGSPKRRRKRGREEGEREEEKESTVKVSVASHPASSVSPSIPSTSAPDPGPPPTEEPQTGQGDTEDGPSEPQESDSHDHPEGAAATQEDEEGSEEKQETEEQRQEGGEEEV; encoded by the exons aTGTTCACTGGTCTCCTGAAGCACACGCCACCTCCAGCCTCCGCtgcagcagcctcctcctctgcctcggACCAAAACAGCAACGCACAAACCACAGTTCCTACAATCCCACGGGGACACCTTGTCTTGGGCCCCAGGGATCAGCTCCGCCTCATCTCCCCCGTGGGCAGCACGGCTACGTCCAATCACTGCACGGCCGCCGGGGCCCACGCCACTAGACACTCCGGAGGAGCCCCGCGGCCACCGTCCTCCCTGAGCGAGGAGGACgatggaggaggcggaggcAGGGTGAAGAAGAAACgaaagaaaaaggacaagagACAATGGGAGCGAGGGGACGTTGAGGAAAGGGAAAGCAGCAAACCAAAGAAACGAAAAGATGAGAAGGCGGCGATGGTGGTCACGCTGAGGAAGAGCAAGGAGCCCAAGGAAGGCAAAGAGCGGAGGGAGCGCAGGAGCAAGGGGAAGGAGGGCAGGAAGGAGAGCGGGGCAGACCTGAAGAATGTTCCGGCAGGAAAAATGGCCGCTGTGGCTGCCGGAGCAGCTCAAGTGCCGGTTAAGGTGCctggaaggagggggaggaaaccGAAAGTCAAGATCCTTCCTCCTGTTCCGACAAATCAAG cagctcctccttcaagacTCCATGCTAAGGTCCCGGTGCAAATCCACGGCACCCACGCCAAGAACCACGGCCAGGCCAACAGCAAGACCCCAGTCCCCTCAGCACCCAAACAGAGGGGCCGCAAACCCAG agatCCTGGCGCAGCGCCcgtggaaaagaagaagaaggggaagaGGAGAAACCAGGAAGTGGCTGTCCAGGAGGGGGCGGAGAGTGACGACACTACCTCAATGTCAGCCCTCAACATGGGCGGAGAGGACAGCCAAGACCCCCTGGATATTGCG AAACGGCGTTCAGGGCGACAAGTCAAGAGGAGGAAGTACAACGAGGATTTGGACTTTAAGGTGGTGGATGATGACGGAGAGACGATCGCTGTCCTCGGAGCCGGTCGCATCTCAGCGCTCAATGCCACTGCTCTGGCGTGGCAGGCAGAG gAACCACCTGAGGACGAGGCCAACATCATTGAGAAAATTCTGTCCGTCAGAACGGCGAAGAAAGAg ACCTCACCCTCAGAGGACCAAGTGGAGGAGACTGAGGAGTTTTACGTCAAGTACAGAAATTT TTCCTACCTACACTGTAAATGGGCcacgctggaggagctggagaaagatCCTAGAATCCACCAGAAGATTAAACGCTTCAGGACCAAACAGGCCCAGATGAAACATCTGTTCACCGAG cctgatGAAGATTTATTCAACCCGGACTATGTAGAGGTGGACAGAGTTCTGGAGGTGGCTGTTACCACTGATACTGAGACTGGAGAG GAGGTGACGCATTACCTGGTTAAATGGTGCAGCCTCTCATACGAGGAGGCGACgtgggagctgcaggaggacttGGATCCAGAGAAGGTGAAAGAGTTTGAGCACATCCAGAAGCTGCCGGCAGACCTCCGACACATG GAACGACCTTCTCCAGAGAAGTGGCAGAAGCTGGACAAGTCGAGAGATTACAGGAATGGAAACCAGCTCAGAGAATATCAGCTAGAGGGAATGAACTGGTTACTGTTCAACTGGTACAACAG AAAAAACTGTATCCTGGCCGATGAAATGGGTTTGGGAAAGACCATCCAGTCCATCACCTTTCTGTTTGAGATCTTCAACATGGGGATCCGCGGCCCCTTCCTCATCATCGCGCCGCTGTCCACCATCACCAACTGGGAGAGAGAGTTCCGCACGTGGACGAACATGAACGTCATCGTGTATCACGGCTCGCAGATCAGCCGTCAGATGATCATGCAGTACGAGATGTTTCACAGAGACGCGcag GGCAACAGTATCCCTGGCGTGCTGAAGTTTCACGGGTTGATCACCACCTTTGAGATGATCATGGCTGATTGTCCGGAGCTGAGGAAGCTGCACTGGCGCTGTGTGGTGATCGACGAAGCCCATCGACTGAAGAACAGGAACTGCAAACTGCTGGAGGGACTCAAACTGATGAACCTG GAACACAAGGTTCTGCTCACAGGAACCCCTCTGCAGAACTCTGTGGAGGAACTGTTCAGTCTGTTGAACTTCTTGGAGCCGCTGCAGTTTCCCTCAGAAAGCAGCTTCCTGGAGGAGTTTGGAGACCTCAAAACAGAAGAACAG GTGAAGAAGCTTCAGGCCATTTTGAAGCCGATGATGTTACGAAGACTTAAAGACGATGTAGAAAAAAACCTGGCACCCAAAGAAGAGACCATCATAGAG GTGGAGTTGACCAACATTCAAAAGAAATACTACAGAGCGATCTTAGAGAAGAACTTCTCCTTCCTGTCCAAAGGAGCGAACCAGCACAATATGCCCAACCTCATTAACACCATGATGGAGCTCCGCAAGTGCTGCAACCACCCCTACCTTATCACAG GAGCTGAAGAGAAGATTCTGGAAAGTTTCAGGAAGAGCCACAGTCCGGACGCGCTGGACTTCCAGCTGCAGGCGATGATCCAGGCGGCCGGAAAACTGGTGCTGATTGACAAGCTGCTGCCCAAACTGCTGGCCGGGGGACACAAAGTCCTGGTCTTCTCACAGATGGTCCGCTGTCTGGACATCCTGGAGGACTACCTCATCCAGAGacg CTACACGTATGAGCGCATCGACGGCCGTGTGCGAGGGAACCTGCGGCAGGCGGCCATCGACAGGTTCTGTAAGCCCGACTCGGACCGCTTCGTCTTCCTGCTCTGCACCAGAGCTGGGGGGCTGGGAATCAACCTGACGGCCGCAGACACCTGCATCATCTTCGACTCAGACTGGAACCCGCAGAACGACTTGCAG GCTCAGGCACGCTGTCACCGGATTGGCCAGAGCAAAGCGGTGAAAGTCTACAGACTGATCACCAGGAACTCGTACGAGAGGGAAATGTTCGACAAGGCCAGTCTGAAGCTCGGACTGGATAAAGCTGTTCTCCAAGATATCAACCGTAAAGGAAGCCTCAACGGG GTGCAGCAGCTTTCAaaactggagctggaggactTGTTGAAAAAAGGAGCGTATGGGGCCCTGATGGACGAAGAAGACGAGGGCTCCAAGTTCTGCGAGGAAGACATTGATCAGATTCTTCAAAGACGAACTCAGACCATCACCATCCAGACTGAGGGGAAAGGCTCCACATTCGCTAAG GCCAGTTTCACCTCATCTGGAAACAGAACGGACATTTCTCTGGACGACCCCAACTTCTGGCAGAAATGGGCCAAGATCGCTGAAGTGGAGATCGACTCCAAATCCGAGAAG GAGTCCCTGGTGATCGACACGCCTCGGGTGAGGAAACAGACCCGTCACTACAACTCCTTCGAGGATGACGAGCTGATGGAGTTCTCCGAGCTGGAAAGCGACTCGGAGGACCGGCCGTGTCGCAGTCGTCGCCTGGGCGAGCGCAGCCGACGCTACCTCCGTGCTGAGTGTTTCCGGGTCGAAAAGAATCTACTGATCTTTGG TTGGGGTCGGTGGAAGGACGTCCTAAACCACGGTCGCTTCAAGTGGCACCTGGCAGAGAGAGATATGGAGGTGATCTGCAG AGCTCTGCTGGTCTACTGCCTGAGACACTACAAAGGTGACGACAAGATCAAGAGCTTCATCTGGGATCTGATCACACCCACCAAGGAGGGCCAGGACCAGACGCTGCTCAATCACTCCG GTTTATCAGCTCCGGTCCCTCGGGGTCGGAAGGGGAAGAAGCTGAAGAATCAGCTGAACATTCCTGAAGTGAAGAACGCTGACTGGCTGGTCCACTGTAACCCTGAAGTGGTTCTGCAGGACGAGAGCTACAAGAAGCACCTCAAACAGCACTGCAACAA GGTGCTGCTGAGGGTGAGGATGTTGTACTACCTGAAGGTGGAGGTGTTGGGTGAGGCTGCCAATCAGGCTCTGGAGGGGATACCTGCCAG TAAACTTGAGGTGTCGCTACCAGACATCGACTACATTGAGATCCCTGCGACGTGGTGGGACGCAGACGCCGACAAGTCCCTCCTCATAGGAGTCCACAAACACG GATATGAGCGGTATAACGCCATGCGTGCTGATCCGGAGCTGTGTTTCCTGGAGAGGGTGGGGATGCCAGATGTCACAGCGCTGACAGTTGAACAGGGTGGAGGCGAGGGGGCTGCAGACATGACCGACAG tgtttgtaaaACAGAGGAGGCGAAGGATGATGCTGAAAACAAAGCTgacggaggagaggacagagacgaGAGCAGCAAG GGAGAAGAAACCTGCTCCAGCACTGATACCTCGGACAAACCTGACAGTACAGGTCCAG actcCCAAATGTTGACTGATGTCTGCGTCCAGGATGGGCCTTTGGTCACCACGACAACAACGGGAACAGGAACGGGTGTGGCGGCTCTGCACGTGGTCCAGGCTCGACCTCTCTGGCCCACGGGCCCAGCCTTGACGGCTCGTGTGCGGCGCCTCATCACCGCCTACCAGCGGTTCACGCTGCGCCGCGAGCCACTGCTCAGGCACGACTTCCTGCTTCACGATGGCCTTGTTGGCATGGGGATGGGAGGAGGCGGATCCTCTCACAGTCATCATGCTGGCGGACCGTTGGCGTGGCAGCTGGGAGAAGAGCTGAGGAGGTGTTCCGTTGTCGCCACAGAACCGGACCCTCTGTTTCTGGAGTGGCAGAGGAG GTGGACTCGTCGAGAGCAAGCGGACTTCTACCGCACCGTGTCGTCGTACGGGGTGGTCTACGACCCAGAGAGGAAAACCTTCGACTGGTCTCAGTTCAGAGCTCTGGCCCGACTGGAGAGGAAGACGGACGAGAGTTTGGAGAGATACTTTAACTCCTTCGTCAACATGTGCAGGACGGCCTGCAAGCTGCCTCTGAGGAAGGAAGAAG GGCTGGTGGATCCCGCAGTGCTCGTGGAGCctctgacagaggagagagcCGCCCGGACTTTGTATCGCATCGAGCTGCTCCGCAAAATCAGAGAGCAG gttCTCCGTCACCCGTTACTCTCCGCCCGCCTCCAGCTGTGCCGCCCCTCCCTCTACCTCCCGGTCTGGTGGGAGACCGGCAAACACGACCGCGACCTCCTCATCGGTGCGGCACGTCACGGCTTGAGTCGAACCGACTTCTACATCCTCAACGACCCCCAGCTGAGCTTCCTGGAGGCTCACAGGAACTACGTCAAAAGACAGCCCTCTCACCTTCATCCTCAGAGTTACCATCACTCTCACCATCCTGGCTTGTCGATCTcgtcctcttctttctcctcgtcGCATCCGCAGCTGCCGCATCCTCACTGCTGCTTGTACGACTCAGGTCTCGGTCGCCACTCCCCTCAGCCTCCTGAATACCCCCACCAGTCctctcaccaccaccagcatcaccaccagCATCACATTATGCCTCCAtcagctccttctccttcctcctcttcttcctcttcctctcaccctCACCTCCAACCTCCGCCGCTGGATGCCCACGATTCTGCCTCACCGAGCCTGGGAATGGTGCCTGGGTCACGGGGAGATTTCCTTGACTGTCCCCCTTTGGATGAATCCCTGGAGCTGAGTTCCCTGCAGCATGACGCCATGTCTGCAGATGCGTTACATGGAGGGAAAACGTCCAAAGACGCCCTCAACGGTTTCCCGTTCAACTCTGCTGCAGGAGGTCAGAGTATGCTCAACTCGTACGGCGTGGGCGGAACAGACCTGGATTCAAAACTAAGGAGTGACGTGCTTGTAGGCGAGCAGGGTTCGTCAGAGGAAACAGGGCTGATGGCGCCGTCAGTGGAGCTGGACCAGTTACAG GCTCCCTGGGACGGAACAGACCACTCCAGTCCTGCTCACCACATGTTCAACGAGTCCGATCCAATCCTGGGTCCCTCCGCTCTGGAGACCGGctttctggaggaggaggacgaggagacgCAGGGGGGAGAccgaggaggggaggaaggtgGAACGCTGGAGGAGTGTCTGGGCCTTCCGCCCTCATCCTCCCCGTCCCACCCATCTGCAGGAGATTCAGTGGAGCCGCTGTCCTCCAGCTACATGCTCTTTAAG GACATTGGTGTGAGTGAGGAACCCAGCGCAGATCAAACTGACCTGTCAGTGAGCCCTCCTCCGCCGTAcgtcccccctcctcccctctctctgtctgacatCACCGCCCACGAGCCACAGGATAGGCTGGGCCACTCCGATATCGCTGTGAGCCTGACCAATCCTGtggacgaggaagaggagcggGACGGAGGCGCTGGGTTTGAGTTCGAcgagaaggaggaagaagatgtgGAAGGCTTGTCGGGGGAGAACATGGAGCAGAGGGGAGATAAAGAAGGAGATCAGTGTCTGGAAGGAGAGCAGAGTGACGCGCATCAAG ACCAAAGTTTGGGAGTCTTGAATCCACACATGGACCAGATCGATGGGTTAGAACCAGAAGAACAGGACGAGAGGATGGACGTGTCAAACCATCTGTCTCAAGACTTTCAGCAGCGCTTTGAGCAAGGACAACATAAAACGGGCTTTCCCCGAGTCGTGCATCCTTATCTCGGGAAGATCGAGCAGTGTCCCGAGTCTATTGAAGAgccggaggaggaggtggacgggTTGATTTTGTATCAGACCGTTGATGGAGAGACGAATGAAAAGTCTGGAACTTTAATAGGAAATGCATCTGAAGAGTTCCTGCAAGCGAGAGAATTAGCAGAAGATTCCAGAGAGGATGGTTCGATGGAGCACACTGATCTTTCAGATCAAGTTGATGAGGACGTTCCAGTGAAACAATCAAACACTAAAGCCTGTGAGACCGAGCTGGACGATGTCTACTCAGACTGCACACGACCCTCCTGCCCTTcagcttccctcacctctgttaCAGACGCATCAAAGTCTGATGAGACCAACACAAAGAACGGTGGGAATGTCGCCACAGATCAGGAAGATTACGAAGGTCCAGGTGAAGACTGTAAGAACGGAGCCCTGACAATCGCCCCATATCAGGACAACAAAGACAATCTGCTTCAACGCATCAAAATCAAACCCGTCGCTGCTCTGCCTGAAAACAGCATTGACGCGAAACCATCCGATCTTAAATTCCCTCTGTTACCAAACAATGGGGGTGAGAAGAAACTGGCTCAACTGGAGCAGCCAATCAAGGTAGAGGAGACAAAGATGGAGGTCGCTGAGGAGGCGTTACCCGTATACCCTGACAGCTGTGAAGTCAAACATGCAAAGTTTCTCGCTTACCCCGTCAAGTCAGAAAAGTTAGTGACCAAAGCGGAGCAGTTAGATTATCCCCTGAAAGAAGAAACCCCGCAGTCAAAACCCGAAGATCTAAGCATCTCCATGAAGCCTGAGAGCGTGGACCATAAACCTGAAGTTCTCCAGTTTGCAGCCTTCTCAGATGGCGTCGAAGTCAAACCCGAAGCCAAACCAGTGGCTCTCGACTTCACGTCTTATCCAGATGTCGCCAAGCTTAAGAGTGAGACGAAGCCAGAGGGTTTAGGGTTAACAGCTTTTCCTGACACGTCCGTCATCAAGCCTGAAGCCAAGCCGGACGTTCTGGAGCTCGCAGCCTACCCGGACAGCTCAGAGGTCAAACCTGAGGCCAAGCCCGAGGGCCTCGAGTTCACGGAGATCAAATCTGAGACGaagcaggagctgctggaggccgACAGCACTGTCCTGACCCCGAAGCTCGAGCAAGCGGACGGGCTGGTGGACTCCTCGGAGAGCCTGGTGGAGAAAGGCcaagtgaaggaggagaggccGAGTACACCAG TCCCTGTGGTGGAAGGATACGCGGGCAGCCCCAGGTTTGCAGCTCCCATCTCCATGTGTGACATTCCCGACAGTCTCCATGACGCCAGGGAGCCGACCATCGCTCAGCTCTTACAGGAGAAGGCACTTTACTCGTTCTCAGAGTGGCCGAAG GACCGGGTGATCATTAATCGTCTGGACAGCATCTGTCACGCCATCCTGAAAGGGAAGTGGCCTTGGCCCAGCGAGCAGCACGACGCGCCTGGTTCCCTCTCCGCCAACTCCTGCCTGGCCAACAGCTTGgcccagcaccaccaccaccaccaccagcagcgaGCGGGATTCCTCCCCACCACGACCTCAAGCTCCGTCCAGGGACAGGCCAGAGTTCAGCAGACAAACCCGGGACTGGCGTTCCAGATCCCTCCGCCTCTGACGAGACTACCTAAG TACATGCCGCGGGGCGGCGCATGCGGGCGCGGAGCTTGGCGCCTCACCTCCTTGCCTCTCTTACAGGAGAGGCTCGTGGCTCCTCCCTACCTCCCCGAGCTCAAACGTGCAGGAGGTCGGAGGTCTTTCGACTACGAAGCCGCGGCCGCTGCAGCCGCTGCCAAGGTTTTAGCTGGGAAATCAGCGTCGGCGTGCCACGCTGCCGCCGCCACAAGCTCCAGTGGTGAGAAGGTGCCGGTGGTGGCCCCGCCCTCTCACCGCACAGGAGCCATGTTGATGAACGGCTGGCAAGAAGCAGCCATCGATCTAACCAAGTCGTCTACAGAAATAAGCACCACTAGTGGCAGTGGCTCGGGTGACGCTGTGGTTGCACCAGGAATCAGCCACCACGGTGCCGGCAGCGGCCACAAGCTGCCGCCGCCCCCCATCACAGCACCGTTAACTGGCTCTGTGGGAATCGACATGGCGGGGATACTGCAGGCCGGGCTCATCCATCCTGTTACAGGGCAGATAGTTAACGGGAGCCTGAGGGGAGATGactcactgaggaggaggagagggaggaggagaaacgtGGAAGCTCTGTACTCTGAGTTCACCAAGAGCCGAGGACTGCACCTCCCTGAGACACAG gGCCGGGTGGATATGATCAGCcactcctccgtctcctcctccacttcctcgcCGTCCCCCTCCCCTTCAGAGCGACCCGCGGGTCCTCCCACTCCGTCCACCTCTTCTACTCCCACCCCCACGCAGACGCCTCCTCAGCCGGAGATCGTGGCGATCGACAGGGAGGCGGCGAGCAAAGGTCTCATCGAGTGGCTGAGACAGAATCCGAGCTACAGCATGGATCTGCCCACGTTCGCTCAT TCCGGAGCAGGTCTGTTACACGGTTTTGTGGAGCGTCCCAAGCAGAGGAGGCATCGCTGCAAAGACCCGACCAAGCTGGACATCAACTCTTTGACGGGGGAGGAGAGGGTTCCTGTCGTGCACCGAGGAACCGGACGCAGg CTTGGTGGCGCCATGGCTCCGGCCATAAAAGAGCTCTCCAGGTGGTTGGATGCCAACTCGGAGTACTACGTCGCTCCAGACTGGGCTGATGTGGTCAAACACTCT GGTTTCCTCCCCGAGGGGAAGTTCTCTCGGATCCTGACAGAACCAGTTAACAGGGACCCGAACTCTCGTCGACGTGGACGTCGGCCTCGCAATGAGATGCCTAAGCCCCTCCTTTCCGTCTCTGACTCCTCCTCATCTGGCCTCGGCCCCCCGCTCTTCATGAACGGCGGTTTGATCGGCAGCATGGACTCCATGGTGGCCATGCAGAATCTCCGTGGCGGTATTCCTGGAATCCCCATCTCGGGGATCATGGCAGCTGGATTCCCTCACGGTTTCCAGGCGGGTGGAGCTGGAGCGTCAGCAGAAGACGCCAAGAACGGGTTGAGCATGTTACCCATGATGCTGCATGGCATCCCGCACCCCCATGGGGCTGCGATCCCTCAGCATGCCTTGTTCAGCGTCGGAGCAATGATGGCGCACGcgcctcctcctcaccccagctcctcctcctcttcttcttcactgtcagCGCCGAAGGTCACCACAACAATGGCACCCTCCACATCTGAGGCCAGCCCCTCATCAACAACGCCCGCTGACAGAGAGAGTGCAGGCTCTCCGGGTACCGGTGGCGAAAAGGAGTGGAGCCAGGATGAGAAAGGAGCAGCGGACACCAACAAAAGGTCGGGAGCGATGGAGGCGGCcatcattacctccaccagcAGGGCCCATCTTGGCTCTGTGCACCTCGGAGCGAGCGCTGGAAGCCATCTTACCTTCAACCCCTTCCTGATCCCGGGCATGTCCCACGGCCTGCTGTATCCACACATGTTCTTGCCTCACGGTGGCATCATGGCGCTGCCCGCCATGCCACCTGGCATGGTAGACGGTTCCCCGGGAAGcccaaagaggaggaggaagagagggagggaggaaggggagagagaggaggagaaagaaagtaCAGTTAAGGTTAGCGTCGCCTCCCACCCGGCCTCCTCCGTGtctccctccatcccctctACCTCGGCTCCGGACCCAGGCCCACCTCCGACTGAAGAGCCCCAGACCGGGcagggagacacagaggacgGGCCCTCAGAGCCCCAGGAATCAGACTCCCACGACCATCCTGagggagcagcagcaacacaggaggacgaggaaggatcggaggagaagcaggaaactgaggagcagagacaggaaggCGGAGAGGAGGAAGTGTAG